One region of Catenuloplanes indicus genomic DNA includes:
- a CDS encoding adenosine deaminase has translation MSDLTDFIAGLPKAELHVHHVGSASPRIVAELAARHEGSTPVPADPEALATYFEFRDFAHFIEVYLSVVDLIRDPEDVRILTYEIARELARQQVRYAEVTITPFSTVNRGMPAEAFCEAIEDARLSAEKELNIALRWCFDIPGEAGPNAGEDTLRIALDQRPDGLISFGLGGPEVPRPQWKPYFDAARAAGLRSVPHAGETTGPETIWDAIRHLGAERIGHGIAAARDPELMAYLIEHDIALEVCPTSNVRTRAVPSLAEHPLPALVAAGVPVTINSDDPPMFGTTLNDEYRVAAELLGLDAAGVAELAKAAVTHSFMPAGDKVTLTNEITAYAGGGLSDIRR, from the coding sequence GTGAGCGATCTGACCGACTTCATCGCCGGTCTGCCCAAGGCCGAGCTGCACGTGCACCACGTCGGCTCGGCGTCGCCGCGGATCGTGGCCGAGCTGGCCGCGCGGCACGAGGGCAGCACACCGGTGCCGGCCGACCCGGAGGCGCTCGCGACGTACTTCGAGTTCCGCGACTTCGCGCACTTCATCGAGGTGTACCTGAGCGTCGTCGACCTGATCCGGGACCCGGAGGACGTCCGCATCCTCACCTACGAGATCGCGCGCGAGCTGGCCCGGCAGCAGGTCCGGTACGCGGAGGTGACGATCACGCCGTTCTCCACGGTGAACCGGGGCATGCCGGCCGAGGCGTTCTGCGAGGCGATCGAGGACGCCCGGCTGAGCGCGGAGAAGGAGCTGAACATCGCGCTCCGCTGGTGCTTCGACATCCCGGGCGAGGCCGGCCCGAACGCGGGCGAGGACACCCTGCGGATCGCGCTGGACCAGCGGCCGGACGGGCTGATCAGTTTCGGGCTGGGCGGGCCGGAGGTGCCGCGGCCGCAGTGGAAGCCGTACTTCGACGCGGCGCGCGCGGCCGGGCTGCGCTCGGTGCCGCACGCCGGTGAGACCACCGGGCCGGAGACGATCTGGGACGCGATCCGGCACCTCGGCGCGGAGCGGATCGGGCACGGCATCGCGGCGGCGCGCGACCCGGAGCTGATGGCGTACCTGATCGAGCACGACATCGCGCTGGAGGTGTGCCCGACGTCGAACGTGCGGACCCGCGCGGTGCCGTCGCTGGCCGAGCACCCGCTGCCCGCACTGGTGGCGGCCGGTGTGCCGGTGACGATCAACTCGGACGACCCGCCGATGTTCGGCACCACGCTCAACGACGAGTACCGGGTCGCGGCCGAGCTGCTGGGGCTGGACGCGGCCGGCGTGGCGGAGCTCGCCAAGGCCGCGGTCACGCACTCGTTCATGCCGGCGGGGGACAAGGTCACCCTGACGAACGAGATCACCGCTTACGCGGGAGGCGGATTATCGGACATCCGTCGTTGA
- a CDS encoding trypsin-like serine peptidase: protein MTGDAGRYLGLIATGGGRQTLAESAASSAGNAAPAAKTELVERLEAELAYIESKTGVTPDPALRDELLAQADTALDKLLGDGAAAALTDDDVSGLEAVVVTDGTRPVLFVEDDFVDLLAPSIGDYAAPLSRLAEEVRSVCRSVGRVDDPAAAPLGYQGTAWVVAEGLVATNFHVLQAIAPRGVREDGQFTGRLNPGVAVHFGHEVGRPWPDRRFPIRRVVAVGREGAPEHVHTVLGGLNFDGLDLAILELEPVPGRAFPPPVPVARGDDPITRGGLATAGRGVYVVGYPGNEHSTTRELFTRIFAGVKSYKRLAPGRITAAAGEVPDDPRGWVFTHDVSTLGGNSGSAVVDLDADGRAVLGLHFAGQPERQNWAHALERITGELSAVLPAAAR, encoded by the coding sequence ATGACCGGGGACGCGGGCCGGTACCTCGGCCTGATCGCCACCGGCGGCGGGCGGCAGACGCTGGCCGAGTCGGCCGCGTCGAGCGCCGGCAACGCGGCACCGGCCGCGAAGACCGAGCTGGTGGAACGGCTGGAGGCCGAGCTGGCCTACATCGAGTCGAAGACCGGCGTGACACCCGACCCGGCGCTGCGCGACGAGCTGCTCGCCCAGGCGGACACCGCGCTGGACAAGCTGCTCGGCGACGGCGCGGCCGCCGCGCTCACCGACGACGACGTCTCCGGCCTGGAGGCGGTCGTGGTCACCGACGGCACCCGTCCGGTGCTGTTCGTCGAGGACGACTTCGTCGACCTGCTCGCACCCAGCATCGGTGACTACGCGGCGCCGCTGTCCCGGCTCGCCGAGGAGGTCCGCTCGGTCTGCCGGTCGGTCGGCCGGGTCGACGACCCGGCCGCGGCGCCGCTCGGCTATCAGGGCACCGCCTGGGTGGTGGCCGAGGGCCTGGTCGCCACGAACTTCCACGTGCTGCAGGCGATCGCGCCGCGCGGCGTCCGCGAGGACGGCCAGTTCACCGGCCGGCTCAACCCGGGCGTGGCGGTCCACTTCGGGCACGAGGTCGGTCGGCCCTGGCCGGACCGGCGGTTCCCGATCCGGCGCGTGGTCGCGGTCGGCCGGGAGGGCGCGCCGGAGCACGTGCACACGGTGCTCGGCGGGCTCAACTTCGACGGCCTGGACCTGGCGATCCTGGAGCTGGAGCCGGTGCCGGGCCGCGCGTTCCCGCCGCCGGTGCCGGTGGCCCGCGGCGACGACCCGATCACCCGCGGCGGGCTGGCCACCGCCGGGCGCGGCGTCTACGTGGTCGGCTACCCCGGCAACGAGCACTCGACCACGCGTGAGCTGTTCACCCGGATCTTCGCGGGCGTGAAGAGCTACAAGCGGCTCGCGCCCGGCCGGATCACCGCGGCCGCCGGCGAGGTCCCCGACGACCCGCGCGGCTGGGTGTTCACCCACGACGTCTCGACGCTCGGCGGCAACTCCGGCTCCGCGGTCGTCGACCTGGACGCGGACGGGCGTGCCGTGCTCGGGCTGCACTTCGCCGGCCAGCCGGAACGGCAGAACTGGGCGCACGCGCTGGAGCGGATCACCGGGGAGTTGTCCGCCGTACTGCCCGCCGCGGCCCGATGA
- a CDS encoding trypsin-like serine peptidase: MTAATSLSLSALADTVTAPATDWIVVERVWERVSRARGVHMPPQTSPNLRDLLIGAFAAAGEHGFLDVFAFELIKAGLAGPSLVTALRAIDENAGGFQLQALQNGVRHAVNPMMYAEGLLRACDYVCRIDIRGVQAGTGVLVRPTVVATMAHVVWPLLTQAPDGTLAAAPDSLRHLVVTFRDYVDRAATRLAGETAPLHPDWLLHGSPPTEAERLRADVRDIAGIAAPAGPWDLALIRLAAPPKGAAQAELMGSPPAGPFEVSLLHHPHGPHERGEPLLLSDGRLDEQLGTPPVRYLHDVNTLGGSSGAPVFDQRWRIVALHQGGVTGVRNRAVPVRDWSPMLDRPLPDGVPYLRGLERSTDLAPTPYPVIGRRVTQQRLWRALRPDAAPAERLFVVRGGPGTGKRFTKRLVREFVEKYSDGVVVTLDLANALAQDADGFARWVTGALSAPGPTLTHDDVLTTAPREIRDGVLPGLARRVSEVGGDRAVWLVLEGFGGAALDVPPGVKDVVVNLMGRLRDNPSQRLVLVGWDERPPEGFEAAIEELASPTAYDIAAHFTPAGSAPADALVTAVPSLLALQQAQGLTGYPAAHAVLRMLAAGVAA, translated from the coding sequence ATGACCGCGGCGACCTCGCTCAGCCTCTCCGCGCTCGCCGACACGGTCACCGCGCCCGCGACCGACTGGATCGTGGTCGAGCGCGTCTGGGAGCGGGTCAGCCGTGCCCGCGGCGTGCACATGCCGCCGCAGACCAGCCCGAATCTGCGGGACCTGCTGATCGGCGCGTTCGCGGCGGCCGGCGAGCACGGCTTCCTGGACGTCTTCGCGTTCGAGCTGATCAAAGCGGGGCTGGCCGGGCCGTCGCTGGTCACCGCGCTGCGCGCGATCGACGAGAACGCGGGCGGCTTCCAGTTGCAGGCGCTGCAGAACGGCGTGCGGCACGCGGTCAACCCGATGATGTACGCGGAGGGCCTGCTGCGCGCCTGCGACTACGTCTGCCGGATAGACATCAGGGGCGTGCAGGCCGGCACCGGCGTGCTGGTCCGGCCGACCGTGGTCGCGACCATGGCACACGTGGTCTGGCCGCTGCTCACCCAGGCGCCGGACGGCACGCTCGCGGCCGCGCCGGACAGCCTTCGCCACCTGGTGGTCACGTTCCGCGACTACGTGGACCGGGCCGCGACCCGGCTGGCCGGCGAGACCGCACCGCTGCACCCGGACTGGCTGCTGCACGGCAGCCCGCCGACCGAGGCCGAGCGGCTGCGCGCGGACGTGCGCGACATCGCCGGCATCGCCGCACCGGCCGGGCCGTGGGACCTCGCGCTGATCCGGCTCGCCGCACCGCCCAAGGGCGCGGCGCAGGCCGAGCTGATGGGCAGCCCGCCGGCCGGGCCGTTCGAGGTCAGCCTGCTGCACCACCCGCACGGGCCGCACGAACGCGGCGAGCCGCTGCTGCTCTCCGACGGGCGGCTGGACGAGCAGCTCGGCACGCCGCCGGTGCGGTACCTGCACGACGTGAACACGCTCGGCGGCTCGTCCGGCGCGCCGGTCTTCGACCAGCGGTGGCGGATCGTGGCGCTGCACCAGGGCGGCGTCACCGGCGTGCGCAACCGGGCCGTGCCGGTGCGCGACTGGTCGCCGATGCTGGACCGGCCGCTGCCGGACGGCGTGCCCTACCTGCGCGGCCTGGAACGTTCCACCGACCTGGCGCCGACGCCGTACCCGGTGATCGGCCGCCGCGTCACCCAGCAGCGGCTGTGGCGCGCGCTGCGCCCGGACGCGGCACCGGCCGAGCGGCTGTTCGTGGTCCGCGGCGGGCCCGGCACCGGCAAGCGCTTCACGAAACGGCTGGTCCGTGAGTTCGTCGAGAAGTACAGCGACGGCGTGGTGGTCACGCTCGACCTGGCGAACGCGCTCGCCCAGGACGCGGACGGCTTCGCCCGCTGGGTCACCGGCGCGCTCTCCGCGCCCGGCCCCACGCTCACCCACGACGACGTGCTGACCACGGCGCCGCGGGAGATCCGCGACGGCGTGCTGCCCGGACTGGCCCGGCGCGTGTCCGAGGTGGGCGGTGACCGCGCGGTCTGGCTGGTGCTGGAGGGGTTCGGCGGCGCCGCGCTGGACGTACCGCCCGGGGTGAAGGACGTGGTGGTGAACCTGATGGGCCGGCTCCGGGACAACCCGTCGCAGCGGCTCGTGCTGGTCGGCTGGGACGAGCGGCCGCCGGAGGGCTTCGAGGCGGCGATCGAGGAGCTGGCGTCCCCGACCGCGTACGACATCGCGGCGCACTTCACCCCGGCCGGCTCGGCCCCGGCGGACGCACTGGTCACGGCCGTGCCGTCGCTGCTGGCGCTACAGCAGGCGCAGGGCCTGACCGGCTACCCGGCCGCGCACGCGGTGCTGCGCATGCTGGCCGCGGGTGTGGCGGCATGA